In one Candidatus Binatia bacterium genomic region, the following are encoded:
- the rnc gene encoding ribonuclease III — MDNDLQLSLLQKQLGYRFKDSALLLRCLTHISYGRGKADGHNETLEFLGDAVLDLAVSDLLMRRFPEKSEGDLSKMRASLVNAATLAEKATDLRLGDLLRMGKGEERSGGRKKKSILAGAFEALLGAIYWDGGYEPARSVVERYFAPGIEETKLGQQDYKTRLQEISQMLFHEPPVYKLIGETGPDHEKRFVTEIAVGGKVLGRGEGRSKKQAEQEAAGKALEGLQKTST, encoded by the coding sequence GTGGATAACGATCTGCAATTATCCCTGCTGCAGAAGCAGTTGGGATACAGGTTCAAAGACTCAGCTCTCCTATTGCGTTGTCTAACTCACATCTCCTACGGCCGGGGCAAGGCAGACGGTCACAACGAGACGCTCGAATTTCTCGGCGACGCCGTGCTGGACCTCGCCGTGAGCGATCTCCTCATGCGCCGGTTTCCCGAAAAAAGCGAGGGTGACCTGTCGAAGATGCGGGCTTCGCTGGTGAACGCCGCTACTCTGGCGGAGAAGGCGACCGATCTCCGTCTCGGAGATTTGCTGCGCATGGGCAAGGGCGAGGAACGGAGCGGCGGCAGAAAAAAGAAGTCGATTCTCGCGGGCGCCTTCGAGGCGCTTCTCGGCGCGATTTATTGGGACGGCGGCTATGAGCCGGCGCGCAGCGTCGTCGAGCGGTATTTTGCGCCCGGCATCGAGGAGACCAAGCTGGGACAGCAGGATTACAAGACGCGACTCCAGGAAATCAGCCAGATGCTGTTCCACGAGCCGCCGGTTTACAAGCTCATAGGCGAGACCGGCCCCGATCACGAAAAGCGCTTCGTCACGGAGATCGCCGTCGGCGGCAAAGTGCTGGGCCGCGGCGAGGGCAGGAGTAAAAAACAGGCGGAGCAAGAGGCCGCCGGCAAAGCGCTCGAAGGGTTGCAGAAAACTTCTACTTAA
- the mtaB gene encoding tRNA (N(6)-L-threonylcarbamoyladenosine(37)-C(2))-methylthiotransferase MtaB: MRIAITTLGCKINQYDSAVIQSRLEEARHSFVPFEEAADFYIVNACTVTDRADWEARQLVRKAKRRSPAARVLVTGCYAQVKPQEVAEVPGVDFVVGLNRLGDLLRFVDHAEPLADAERVAVGEVKRERGVPVLGARALPGHTRAFLKIQEGCNYSCTYCIIPTARGLSRSVPPEDIIREIRALAERGFVEIVLTGIHLGGYGHDLDPKMDLTALLEIILEKSPIRRLRLSSLDPREVPERLLGLMAQSKILCPHLHVCAQAGDDRILKQMRRNYDTAYYRDIVAKARALLPDAALGSDIIVGFPAETDESFERQLEFFDSLPLTYFHVFPYSIRSATVAASLPDHLPNAVKKERARRMRELGTRKKREFYHRFLGRRVSVLVEGDSNVAGARRGYSRNYLPVSVRGDARVNEEVEVAIEELENGSLVGQAMN; the protein is encoded by the coding sequence ATGCGAATCGCCATCACGACCCTCGGCTGCAAGATCAATCAATACGACTCCGCGGTGATTCAATCCCGCCTGGAAGAGGCGCGTCACTCGTTCGTTCCGTTCGAGGAGGCGGCGGATTTTTACATCGTCAACGCCTGCACCGTGACCGACCGCGCGGACTGGGAAGCGCGCCAGCTCGTTCGGAAGGCCAAACGGCGGAGCCCGGCGGCGCGCGTGCTCGTGACCGGTTGCTACGCGCAGGTGAAACCGCAGGAGGTCGCCGAGGTCCCCGGCGTGGATTTCGTCGTCGGGCTGAATCGTCTGGGCGATCTGCTGCGCTTCGTCGATCATGCGGAGCCACTGGCCGATGCCGAAAGAGTCGCCGTGGGCGAAGTGAAAAGGGAGCGCGGCGTTCCGGTGCTGGGCGCGCGAGCCCTGCCCGGTCACACCCGGGCATTCTTGAAAATTCAGGAGGGATGCAACTACTCCTGCACTTATTGCATCATACCGACCGCGCGCGGCCTGAGTCGCAGCGTTCCGCCTGAAGACATCATACGCGAGATTCGCGCGCTCGCGGAGCGCGGCTTCGTCGAGATCGTGCTCACGGGAATTCACCTTGGCGGCTACGGCCACGATCTTGATCCCAAGATGGACCTGACTGCGCTGCTGGAGATCATCCTCGAAAAAAGTCCGATCCGCCGCCTTCGGCTTAGCTCGCTCGACCCGCGCGAGGTTCCAGAGCGGCTGCTAGGGCTCATGGCGCAGTCGAAAATCCTCTGTCCCCACCTTCACGTCTGCGCGCAGGCGGGCGACGACCGCATCTTGAAGCAGATGCGCCGTAATTATGACACGGCGTACTACCGCGACATTGTCGCCAAGGCGCGCGCGCTGCTGCCCGACGCCGCCTTGGGGAGCGATATCATCGTCGGTTTTCCCGCTGAGACCGACGAGAGCTTCGAGCGCCAGTTGGAATTTTTCGACTCGCTTCCGTTGACCTACTTTCACGTCTTTCCCTACTCGATCCGCTCCGCCACGGTGGCGGCTTCGCTTCCCGACCATCTTCCGAACGCTGTCAAAAAAGAGCGCGCGAGAAGAATGCGAGAGCTGGGGACACGCAAGAAGAGGGAATTCTATCATCGTTTTCTCGGCCGGCGGGTTTCGGTGCTCGTCGAGGGCGACTCGAACGTTGCGGGTGCTCGCCGCGGCTACAGCAGAAACTATCTGCCGGTCTCCGTGCGTGGCGACGCGCGGGTGAATGAAGAAGTGGAGGTCGCAATCGAAGAGCTGGAAAACGGATCGCTCGTCGGCCAAGCCATGAACTAA
- a CDS encoding sigma-54 dependent transcriptional regulator — MDPFQILVVDDEPTQLELIEGFLKKQGFATVLAASAKKALEIFRAEPIDLVLTDQRMPDMSGLELVKALRAVNPEASAIVITAYGTVETAVAAIKAGAVDYVTKPVNLDELLYRIAQVKERRRLLSENRDLREALERSHRIEGIIGESGRMIEVLSLVRRVAPSEATVLIRGESGTGKELIAKAIHYAGPRASAPLIRVNCAALPETLLESELFGHEKGAFTGAVAARKGRFESADGGTLFLDEIGDLSLPLQAKLLRVLQEREFERLGSSKPIRVDVRIIAATHRNLEALVKAGQFREDLYYRLNVVTVVLPPLRERREDLPLLMDHFLRVFAEKNRKAIRGLTSEAREALLRYDYPGNVRELENIIERAVVLTRDDVIGEADLPLSTQGLEEAESGQASLPAAVEGVERRMIRGALVRAGGVQTRAAEMLGLSERALRYKLKKYGLSNADSP, encoded by the coding sequence GTGGACCCTTTTCAAATTCTCGTGGTCGATGACGAGCCGACCCAACTTGAGCTTATCGAAGGCTTTCTCAAAAAGCAGGGCTTCGCCACGGTCCTTGCCGCCAGCGCGAAGAAGGCCCTGGAGATATTTCGCGCCGAGCCCATCGACCTGGTTTTGACGGACCAAAGAATGCCCGACATGTCGGGTTTGGAACTCGTGAAGGCGCTCCGCGCCGTCAATCCCGAAGCGTCGGCCATCGTGATCACGGCCTATGGGACCGTCGAGACCGCGGTCGCGGCGATCAAAGCCGGCGCGGTGGATTACGTCACCAAGCCGGTCAATCTGGACGAGCTGCTGTACCGGATCGCTCAGGTCAAAGAACGCCGCCGCCTGCTCTCGGAAAACCGCGACCTCCGTGAGGCGTTGGAGAGAAGCCACCGGATCGAGGGAATCATCGGCGAAAGCGGCAGGATGATCGAGGTTCTCTCTCTGGTGCGGCGGGTAGCGCCGAGCGAGGCAACGGTTTTGATTCGCGGCGAGAGCGGCACGGGAAAGGAACTCATCGCCAAGGCCATTCACTATGCCGGCCCGCGCGCATCGGCGCCGCTGATCCGGGTGAACTGCGCGGCTCTGCCGGAGACGCTGCTGGAGTCGGAGCTGTTCGGCCACGAGAAGGGCGCGTTTACGGGAGCGGTGGCCGCGCGCAAAGGGCGCTTCGAGTCGGCCGACGGCGGCACGCTTTTTCTCGACGAGATCGGCGATCTTTCGTTACCGCTTCAAGCAAAACTCCTTCGGGTTCTTCAAGAGAGAGAGTTCGAGCGGCTGGGCTCCAGCAAGCCGATCCGGGTCGACGTGCGAATTATCGCCGCAACGCATCGAAATCTCGAGGCGCTCGTCAAGGCGGGTCAATTCCGCGAGGATCTCTACTACCGGCTGAACGTCGTCACCGTCGTTCTCCCTCCTTTGAGGGAACGGCGGGAAGATCTGCCGTTGCTGATGGATCATTTTCTCCGCGTCTTTGCCGAGAAGAACCGCAAGGCCATTCGCGGTCTCACGAGCGAGGCGCGCGAAGCGCTTCTACGCTATGACTATCCGGGGAACGTCCGCGAGCTCGAGAATATTATCGAGAGAGCGGTGGTGCTCACGAGAGACGATGTGATCGGAGAAGCCGACCTGCCGCTAAGCACGCAAGGGCTCGAGGAAGCGGAGAGCGGGCAGGCGAGCCTCCCGGCGGCGGTGGAAGGAGTGGAGCGGCGGATGATCCGGGGGGCGCTCGTCCGGGCCGGCGGCGTTCAGACCCGAGCGGCGGAAATGCTCGGCTTGAGCGAACGCGCGCTCCGCTACAAGCTAAAAAAATACGGACTCAGCAATGCGGATTCCCCCTGA